A portion of the Alphaproteobacteria bacterium genome contains these proteins:
- a CDS encoding acyl-CoA dehydrogenase family protein has protein sequence MEHFQEAEHVTMLRDTLRRFVENEMPRAKAQEWDRENHFPREIFEKLSALGVNGLTVPEEYGGAGRDITATMVVIEELARRSMAVAVPFIMCACYGAMNMEEVGSEEQKKALLPKLANGKLLFAYGISEPDVGADVASVRTTAVRDGNGATVRINGSKRFCSGANIADYIYAVVKSDPDAERYQNLSIVLIPPDAPGVTIELQNAMGMKGASTCDVTFEDVEIPAENIVGGEAGWNDGWRRIVGPGLDVEKIEVAALALGNAAAAVDDAWEYAQERKQFGKPVSAYQSVRHMLVDCKTRLHACRLMTYHAAWLLDEKKPASVETSMAKLYVSDVAKEIVLTCQQVMGAYGYIKEFDMERYVREALLMPIIGGSSAIQKNNISNRLRLARE, from the coding sequence ATGGAACATTTCCAGGAAGCCGAACATGTCACCATGCTGCGGGACACGTTGCGGCGGTTTGTCGAAAACGAAATGCCGCGGGCCAAGGCGCAGGAATGGGACCGGGAGAATCATTTTCCCCGCGAGATCTTCGAGAAGCTCTCCGCACTTGGGGTAAATGGTCTGACGGTGCCCGAGGAGTATGGTGGCGCCGGTCGGGACATTACCGCAACGATGGTTGTGATCGAGGAGCTGGCGCGTCGGTCGATGGCTGTCGCCGTACCCTTCATCATGTGCGCCTGCTACGGCGCGATGAACATGGAAGAGGTCGGCAGTGAAGAACAGAAGAAGGCGCTTTTACCGAAGCTCGCAAACGGCAAACTGCTGTTTGCCTACGGCATCTCCGAACCCGATGTCGGCGCCGACGTGGCGAGCGTCCGGACGACCGCCGTTCGCGACGGAAATGGCGCGACCGTCAGGATCAACGGTTCGAAGCGCTTCTGTTCCGGCGCCAATATCGCCGACTACATCTATGCTGTCGTGAAGAGCGATCCCGACGCCGAGCGTTATCAGAACCTGTCCATTGTCCTGATTCCGCCGGACGCGCCCGGTGTGACGATCGAATTGCAGAACGCGATGGGCATGAAGGGGGCATCCACCTGCGATGTGACGTTCGAGGATGTCGAAATTCCGGCTGAGAATATCGTTGGTGGTGAGGCCGGCTGGAACGATGGCTGGCGCCGTATCGTTGGGCCAGGCCTCGATGTCGAAAAGATAGAAGTCGCCGCACTGGCGCTGGGGAATGCCGCCGCGGCGGTCGATGATGCCTGGGAATATGCCCAGGAGCGCAAGCAGTTCGGCAAGCCGGTTTCCGCCTATCAGTCCGTTCGTCACATGCTGGTCGACTGCAAGACCAGGCTCCACGCCTGCCGGCTGATGACCTACCACGCAGCCTGGCTGCTCGATGAAAAGAAGCCGGCATCGGTCGAGACCTCGATGGCCAAGCTCTATGTCAGTGACGTCGCCAAGGAGATCGTGCTGACCTGCCAGCAGGTGATGGGCGCCTACGGCTACATCAAGGAATTCGATATGGAGCGTTACGTGCGCGAGGCGCTGCTTATGCCGATCATCGGCGGCTCCTCGGCGATCCAGAAGAACAATATTTCAAACCGGCTGCGGCTGGCACGCGAGTAG
- a CDS encoding enoyl-CoA hydratase/isomerase family protein yields the protein MNYDGYQAIKAKRDGQVLTLTMSRPETLNAIDAELHEELSRIFYDVAADDEADVVVLTGEGAAFCAGGDLQWLNAMHGDPAAFARTVWEGKRLVNSLLDLEKPIIARLPGHAIGLGCTIALYCDIIYATERAKLGDPHVAVGLVAGDGGAVIWPQLIGYARAKEYLMTGDLLTATDAAAIGLINHVVSADQLDAAVYGMADRLAGGAINAIKWTKASVNAGLKQAANAVLDTAFNFEAMSQMTDDHRIATEAFLNKEDPKFTGK from the coding sequence GTGAACTACGACGGCTATCAGGCAATCAAGGCGAAACGCGACGGGCAGGTGCTCACCCTGACGATGTCGCGCCCCGAAACGCTCAACGCCATCGACGCGGAACTGCACGAAGAGCTGTCGCGGATATTCTATGACGTCGCCGCAGATGACGAGGCCGACGTGGTTGTGCTGACCGGCGAGGGGGCCGCGTTTTGTGCCGGCGGCGACCTGCAATGGCTGAACGCCATGCATGGCGACCCAGCGGCGTTTGCCCGTACCGTTTGGGAAGGCAAGCGGCTGGTGAACAGCCTGCTCGACCTCGAGAAGCCGATTATTGCCCGCCTTCCCGGTCATGCGATCGGGCTGGGCTGCACAATCGCGCTTTACTGCGACATCATCTATGCAACGGAACGGGCCAAGCTCGGTGACCCTCATGTTGCTGTTGGCCTCGTTGCGGGGGACGGGGGTGCGGTCATCTGGCCTCAGCTGATCGGCTACGCCCGGGCCAAGGAATATCTGATGACCGGGGATCTGCTGACGGCCACGGACGCGGCCGCGATCGGACTGATCAACCATGTGGTTTCGGCCGACCAACTCGATGCCGCGGTCTACGGCATGGCCGACCGTCTCGCCGGGGGGGCCATCAACGCCATCAAGTGGACCAAGGCCTCGGTCAATGCCGGGCTCAAACAGGCGGCCAATGCCGTCCTCGACACGGCCTTCAATTTCGAGGCCATGTCCCAGATGACGGACGATCACCGGATTGCCACGGAAGCCTTCCTGAACAAGGAAGACCCGAAGTTCACGGGCAAATAG
- a CDS encoding TetR/AcrR family transcriptional regulator, giving the protein MPTSHVAQDEQTKPTASRRPTRAEKAAATRQDLIEAAAEVVGDHGYADASVARITARANIAQGTFYNYFETRQALFDTLLPELGQDLIAFVGDRVRGSRDTLEMEERGFRAFFEYLAAHPGFYRILNEAETMAPKAHQKHFNALTTRYVAALKQGLDRGDLPAYAEGDLETVVYLLMAARSYLTLRYGLADGKLPEDVVATYIKFVRGALLQRAAGT; this is encoded by the coding sequence ATGCCCACTTCGCATGTTGCACAAGATGAGCAGACCAAACCGACGGCGTCGCGGCGCCCCACACGCGCCGAGAAAGCGGCCGCCACGCGTCAGGATTTGATCGAAGCGGCCGCGGAGGTTGTCGGCGACCATGGCTATGCGGATGCCTCCGTCGCGCGCATCACAGCCCGGGCGAACATCGCACAGGGCACCTTCTACAACTACTTCGAAACACGGCAGGCGCTATTCGATACGCTGCTTCCCGAGCTCGGCCAGGACCTGATCGCTTTCGTCGGAGATCGGGTCCGCGGAAGCCGTGACACGCTCGAAATGGAAGAGCGCGGGTTTCGCGCATTCTTCGAGTATCTCGCGGCCCATCCGGGCTTCTACCGAATTCTGAACGAGGCGGAAACGATGGCGCCAAAAGCCCATCAGAAGCATTTCAACGCGCTTACGACAAGATATGTGGCAGCGTTAAAACAGGGACTCGATCGCGGTGATCTGCCCGCATACGCCGAAGGGGATCTGGAGACGGTCGTCTACCTGCTCATGGCCGCCCGTAGCTATCTCACGCTGCGCTACGGCCTGGCCGATGGGAAACTGCCGGAAGATGTGGTTGCAACATATATAAAATTTGTCCGCGGCGCGCTCCTGCAGCGAGCAGCGGGAACCTGA
- a CDS encoding AMP-binding protein, with product MRMDISGWKTRLTDELIAANTASGIWRNRTLADELADLASKNPDRVLFVEGGTQHTVADLDRQARALASALQKRGLVAGDVVSFELPNWPETVIIDLACAMLGLVCNPIIPIYRDSEVSYILRDAGTKLVFVPTTFRKFDYADMVARHRGELPDLAHVITVRGTAEGATAFEDLLAEGEPETFERAAVDPNAVKLILYTSGTTGRPKGVLHSHNTIDTEIQAISGFLGLDDSDVILMPSPVSHITGYLYGIQMPFTLNAPAVFMETWRADDAGELIDAFGVTFTIAATVFLQELTMFSRKNSRPFPSLRYFPSGGAPVPPEVIYSAHAAFENCVCSRVYGSTEAPTVTLGVNSREEEALGATTEGYIVGHEVKIVDPSTGHVVGPGEEGEILTRGPEMCLGYAGDAHNAEAFEGDGYFHTGDLAMMDDRGALVITGRSKDLIIRGGENISPREVEDALHAHPAIHEAAVVAMHHPRMGETGCAFVVLEEDESLDLANVSAFLDGTGMAKQKYPERLEIIDDFPRTAAGKIRKNVLRDIIAAQLEGEGGG from the coding sequence ATGCGGATGGACATCAGCGGCTGGAAGACGCGCCTGACTGACGAGTTGATCGCGGCGAACACGGCCAGTGGAATTTGGCGAAACCGCACACTGGCGGACGAACTCGCCGATCTGGCGTCGAAGAATCCCGACCGTGTGCTGTTCGTGGAGGGTGGCACACAACATACCGTCGCCGACTTGGATCGCCAGGCGCGCGCGTTGGCCAGCGCATTGCAAAAGCGTGGTCTCGTCGCGGGCGATGTCGTGAGCTTCGAACTCCCCAACTGGCCCGAGACCGTGATCATCGATCTGGCCTGCGCCATGCTGGGGCTGGTCTGCAATCCGATCATCCCGATCTACCGGGATTCCGAGGTGTCCTACATTCTGCGCGATGCCGGCACCAAGCTGGTCTTTGTGCCGACGACGTTCCGGAAGTTCGACTATGCCGACATGGTCGCGCGCCATCGTGGCGAGCTTCCCGACCTGGCGCATGTCATCACGGTGCGCGGCACCGCCGAGGGGGCGACGGCGTTCGAAGACCTTCTGGCGGAGGGCGAACCGGAGACGTTCGAACGCGCAGCGGTCGATCCCAATGCCGTCAAGTTGATCCTGTATACATCAGGCACGACCGGGCGCCCCAAGGGGGTGCTGCACAGTCACAACACGATCGATACCGAAATTCAGGCGATCTCCGGTTTTCTCGGGCTCGACGACAGTGATGTCATTCTGATGCCGTCGCCGGTGTCTCATATCACCGGCTATCTCTACGGCATTCAGATGCCGTTCACACTGAATGCACCTGCGGTTTTCATGGAAACCTGGCGCGCAGATGACGCGGGTGAGCTGATCGACGCGTTTGGAGTCACCTTCACCATCGCGGCGACGGTGTTCTTGCAGGAACTGACCATGTTCTCCCGGAAGAATTCGCGGCCCTTTCCCAGCCTGCGCTACTTTCCCTCTGGCGGGGCCCCGGTGCCGCCCGAAGTGATCTACAGCGCCCACGCCGCCTTCGAGAATTGCGTCTGTTCGCGTGTATACGGCTCGACCGAGGCACCGACGGTGACGCTGGGTGTGAACAGCCGAGAAGAAGAAGCTCTCGGTGCGACGACCGAAGGATATATCGTCGGCCATGAAGTGAAAATCGTGGACCCCTCGACTGGGCATGTGGTGGGTCCCGGTGAGGAAGGCGAAATCCTGACCCGTGGTCCGGAGATGTGTCTGGGCTATGCCGGCGACGCACACAATGCCGAGGCGTTCGAGGGCGATGGCTATTTTCACACCGGCGACCTGGCGATGATGGATGACCGCGGGGCGCTGGTGATCACCGGTCGTTCGAAGGACCTGATTATTCGCGGGGGTGAGAACATCAGTCCGCGTGAGGTCGAGGATGCTTTGCACGCGCATCCGGCAATCCATGAGGCTGCCGTGGTCGCGATGCACCATCCGCGCATGGGCGAGACGGGCTGTGCCTTCGTCGTGCTGGAAGAGGACGAGAGCCTCGACCTCGCGAATGTTTCGGCATTTCTCGATGGGACCGGTATGGCGAAACAGAAATATCCCGAGCGGCTGGAAATCATCGATGATTTTCCCCGCACGGCCGCCGGCAAGATTCGCAAGAATGTCTTGCGGGATATCATCGCGGCGCAACTTGAGGGAGAAGGTGGCGGGTGA
- a CDS encoding alpha/beta fold hydrolase: MQTRDVEFNSCGDTIRGTLYLPDGVKNPPLVVMAGGWCYVREIVMPYYADDFVDIGCAALTFDYRCFGDSEGSPRQHINPWDQIEDYRNAVSFAKTLDEIDTDRIGVWGISYSGGHAICVAALDSRVKFAMSVVPVVDGFPTMRRCHGERKFAAIQKLILADREARQRGEPSQMIPMATTDPDNEISSWPFPHVRTIFQDIKEREAPNHIHENTLESVELLLQYDVMPYAKRLYETPYMMAIAKGDNITSSDLEIDVFNAVPCPNKELAIVEGVDHMSLYSNNEHLEKVSSAQANWLRDLLFGPGALLAQAAE, encoded by the coding sequence ATGCAAACTCGAGACGTGGAATTCAACAGTTGCGGTGACACCATTCGCGGTACGCTTTACCTGCCGGACGGTGTCAAGAATCCGCCGCTCGTGGTGATGGCCGGTGGCTGGTGCTACGTGCGGGAAATCGTCATGCCTTACTATGCGGATGATTTTGTCGATATCGGCTGTGCCGCGCTGACATTCGATTATCGGTGCTTTGGCGACAGCGAGGGTTCGCCGCGCCAGCACATCAATCCGTGGGATCAGATCGAGGATTACCGCAACGCGGTGAGCTTCGCGAAGACGCTGGATGAAATCGATACGGACCGGATCGGCGTGTGGGGTATTTCATACTCCGGCGGACATGCGATTTGCGTCGCGGCACTGGATTCCCGCGTGAAGTTTGCCATGTCGGTGGTGCCCGTCGTCGACGGTTTCCCGACGATGCGCCGGTGCCACGGCGAGCGTAAATTTGCGGCAATCCAGAAACTCATTCTGGCGGATCGCGAGGCGCGTCAACGCGGCGAGCCGAGCCAGATGATACCGATGGCTACGACCGACCCGGACAACGAGATCAGCTCGTGGCCGTTCCCCCATGTCCGCACCATCTTTCAGGACATCAAAGAGCGTGAAGCGCCGAATCACATCCATGAAAACACGCTTGAGTCGGTTGAATTGCTCCTGCAGTACGACGTGATGCCCTATGCCAAACGCCTGTATGAGACGCCTTACATGATGGCGATTGCCAAGGGCGACAACATCACATCGTCCGATCTTGAGATCGACGTGTTCAACGCGGTGCCGTGTCCGAACAAGGAGTTGGCGATCGTTGAAGGTGTCGATCACATGAGCCTGTATTCGAACAATGAGCATCTCGAGAAGGTCTCGAGCGCGCAGGCCAACTGGCTTCGTGACCTATTGTTCGGACCGGGGGCACTCCTGGCGCAGGCCGCCGAATAG